The Lucilia cuprina isolate Lc7/37 chromosome 5, ASM2204524v1, whole genome shotgun sequence genome includes a window with the following:
- the LOC111677266 gene encoding apolipoprotein D-like, translating to MFVSKIFACIFVFVIFGSYTRAQVCQSGNCPADIDVIPNFDVSKYLGTWYEYAKYPMDFEADGVCIKAEYGLQDDGVVSVTNSLINGTSGASEEIKGSATVISNAKLLVQFPVSPAYNVRSNYWVLDTDYCSYSVVYSCEPLNGQHNTYVWILTRQRLPSTDTIEKSISVLRKNNISLDPLTLTNQLDC from the exons atgtttgtctccaaaatatttgcttgtatatttgtttttgtcattttcgGTTCATATACTCGAGCTCAAGTTTGCCAGTCTGGCAATTGTCCTGCTGATATTGACGTAATTCCCAATTTTGATGTATCAAAATATTTAGGTACTTGGTACGAGTATGCTAAATATCCAATGGATTTTGAGGCTGATGGTGTTTGCATTAAGGCAGAATATGGACTCCAGGATGACGGTGTTGTTTCCGtaacaaattctttaattaatgGAAC cTCTGGTGCCTCTGAAGAAATTAAAGGTTCTGCCACCGTTATTTCCAATGCAAAACTATTGGTTCAATTTCCTGTTAGTCCAGCTTACAATGTCCGTAGTAATTATTGGGTTCTTGACACTGATTATTGTTCTTACAGTGTAGTATACTCGTGCGAACCTTTAAATGGACAACATAACA caTATGTATGGATTTTGACTCGCCAACGTTTGCCCTCAACTGATACAATAGAAAAGTCAATTAGTGTTTTGAGAAAGAACAATATTTCTTTGGATCCTTTGACTCTAACCAATCAATTGGATTGTTAG